The following nucleotide sequence is from Tardiphaga alba.
ATATAGAAGGCGGCGTCCGGGCCGCCATCGACATTGTCGAGGCCGTCCGAGCGGGCCGGCAGCGGGTCTGATCGATCTCTCTTTCCGAGGGGCATCAAGGCGAAACCGCAGCCGTCATTGGAGGAGCGCCCGCTCCCGGTCTCGAGCTGCGATACGCTCTTTTCTGGTCCCGGATACCAAGCTGACAATACGCATCATTTGCGAAGGCATCCTGCCGGCCCGTTTTTGCACCTCCATGCAAAGCGGTCGCCAGAGGTTGCGGACCTTTGGCCCTTTGCTCTCGTTGCGCCCCTTAACCCGAACGGCCGGCAAGATACCGCATCTGGAGAACAAATGGCTTCGATTGATTCCTACAATCCCTCGCGTGACGATTTCGCCGCGATGCTCGACGAGTCCTTCTCGGGCGGCAACCTTCAGGAAAGCTCGGTCATCAAGGGCCGTGTGGTTGCGATTGAAAAGGACATGGCCGTCATCGACGTCGGCCTGAAGACCGAAGGCCGTGTGGCGCTGCGCGAATTCGCCGGCCCGGGCCGTGATAGCGAATTGAAGGTCGGCGACGAAGTTGAGGTGTTCCTCGACCGGATCGAAAACGCGCTCGGCGAAGCCGTGCTGTCGCGTGACAAGGCCCGCCGTGAAGAAAGCTGGGGCAAGCTCGAAAAGGCGTTCAACGCCAACGAGAAGGTCAACGGCGTTATCTTCAACCAGGTTAAGGGTGGCTTCACCGTCGATCTCGACGGCGCCGTGGCCTTCCTGCCGCGCTCGCAGGTCGACATCCGTCCGATCCGCGACGTTGCTCCGCTGATGAACAACTCGCAGCCGTTCCAGATCCTCAAGATGGACCGTCGCCGCGGCAATATCGTCGTGTCGCGTCGTACCGTTCTCGAAGAGACCCGCGCCGAACAGCGCCAGGAACTCGTCCAGAACCTCGAAGAGGGTCAGGTCATTGACGGCGTCGTCAAGAACATCACCGATTACGGTGCGTTCGTTGACCTCGGCGGCATCGACGGCCTGCTGCACGTCACCGACATCGCATGGCGTCGCGTCAACCATCCGACCGAAGTGCTCACCATCGGTCAGACGGTCAAGGTCAAGATCATCAAGATCAACCACGAGACCCACCGTATCTCGCTCGGCATGAAGCAGCTGCTCGACGATCCGTGGCAGGGCATCGAGGCGAAGTACCCGCTGAACGCACGTTTCTCGGGTCGCGTCACCAACATCACCGACTACGGCGCATTCGTCGAACTGGAGCCGGGCATCGAAGGCCTGATCCACGTCTCGGAAATGTCGTGGACCAAGAAGAACATGCACCCCGGCAAGATCGTTTCGACCTCGCAGGAAGTCGAAGTGCAGGTGCTCGAAGTCGACAGCGTCAAGCGTCGTATTTCGCTCGGTCTCAAGCAGACCATGCGCAATCCGTGGGAAGTGTTCGTCGAGAAGTTCCCGGTCGGCGCCACCGTCGAAGGCGAAGTCAAGAACAAGACCGAATTCGGTCTGTTCCTGGGTCTCGATGGCGACGTGGACGGCATGGTCCATCTGTCGGATCTCGACTGGAAGCAGCCGGGTGAACAGGTCATCGACAACTTCAAGAAGGGCGACATGGTCAAGGCCATCGTCCTCGATGTGGATGTCGAGAAGGAGCGCATCTCGCTTGGCGTCAAGCAGCTCGAAGGCGACCCCTTCGCAGAGCCGGGCGACGTCAAGAAGGGCGCTGTCGTGACCTGCGAAGTCATCGACGTGAAGGACTCGGGTATCGACGTCCAGATCGCCGGCACCGACTTCACCACCTTCATCAAGCGCTCGGAACTCGCGCGTGACCGCAACGACCAGCGCGCTGAGCGTTTCGCCGTTGGCGAGAAGGTCGATGCCCGCGTGATCCAGTTCGACAAGAAGGCCCGCAAGGTCCAGGTGTCGATCAAAGCGCTCGAAGTGGCCGAAGAGAAGGAAGCGATCGCACAGTATGGTTCGTCCGATTCGGGCGCGACCCTGGGTGACATCCTCGGCAAGGCCCTCAAGCAGGGCGGCGACAAGTAAGTTTCGACTTACCTGTGCAACAAATCGGGGCTCCGGCATTGCCGGGGCCCTTTTTGTTTGGGCTCAGGCCGTAGCCCGCATGAAGCGCAGCGTAATGCGGGGATGTCGAGTTGGTTGAAACGCCGGTCCCCGGATTGCGCTTCGCTCCATCCGGGCTACGCGTCACCTTGTTTTCTTCATATTGCCTCGCAATTGAGGTAATCCAGAAACCCCAAGTAAAGGCTGCGCAGACGACAGATGCAGCCCCGCTGATGTTCAGGAGCCCCGCATGTCGCTTGATTCCGATGTGATCGTCGATCGCCGCAGGCTGCGTCGCAAGCTGACCTTTTGGCGGACAATCGCGGTGCTGGTCGCCGTGGTCGCCATCGTCGCCGGCGGCCTCTATGCGACGCGCTCGGGCACGCAGACATCGTCCGGCGCCATCGCCCGCATCAAGATCGAGGGGCTGATCCAAAGCAACAACGAGCGCATCGAGGCGCTGGAGCGATTGGAGAAGTCGTCGGCTGCCGCGGTCATCGTGCAGATCAATTCGCCTGGCGGCACCGTCGCCGGTTCCGAGCAGCTTTACGATGCGCTGGTCCGCCTGAAGGCGAAGAAGCCGATGATCGTGATGGTCGAAGGTGTCGCCGCCTCCGGCGCCTATATCGCCGCTCTCGCTTCCGACCAGATCGTCGCGCGGCAGACCTCGATGGTCGGCTCCATCGGCGTGCTGGTGCAGTTTCCCGTGCTCAGCGGCTTGATGAAGACTGTCGGCGTGAGGCTTGAGGAAGTGAAATCCTCGCCGCTGAAGGCCGCGCCGAACGGCATCGACGAGCCCTCGCCGGAAGCACGTGCCGCGCTGGAGGCGCTGATCAAGGATAACTACACCTGGTTCCGCGGCCTCGTGCAGAACCGCCGCGCCATGGATGAAGCGCAGATCGAGAAAGTGGCCGATGGCCGCGTTTTCACCGGCCGTCAGGCGATCGGCCTCAAGCTGATCGATCAGGTCGGCGACGAGAAAACCGCGGTGGCCTGGCTGGTGGCTGAAAAGAAGATCAAGAGCGACCTGCCGGTGCGGGACTACAAGCTGTCGCCGAAATTGGGTGACCTTACATTCCTGCGCGCGGCGACGTCGATCACGCTGAATGCAGTGGGTCTGTCCTCCATCGCGCGCCAGGTGGAGCAGGGCGGCTTTGCGCAAGCCATCGATGGTATGGGCCTGGACGGGATGCTGGCGCTATGGCGTCCGGTCTCGCTGAACTGAGATTGAATCCAGAAGATGTCGCGCCAAGAGGTCGCAACCCGCCGCTCTGCGCTGCGGGGATGCGGCCAAGCGTCTTTTAGAGCGATTGTCACGCACTTTCCGGGCCGTCATCAGTCATTTAGCGACTTGACAGCTCAAGGCTTTTTCACGGAAATGCATCCTCCAATTCAGAACCCAACGTCTCGATGATCAAATCCGAACTCGTCCAACGCATTGCTGAACACAACCCGCATCTGTACCAGCGGGATGTGGAGAACATCGTGAATGCGATCCTCGACGAAATCGTCGCAGCGCTCGCGCGCGGTGATCGTGTCGAGCTGCGCGGTTTTGGCGCTTTCTCCGTGAAGCATCGTCCTGCACGTGCGGGACGCAATCCGCGCACCGGCGAGCATGTCCCGGTCGATCAGAAGAGCGTTCCGTTCTTCAAGACCGGCAAGGAAATGCGCGAGCGGCTGAACCGCGATCCGTCTGCGCCGGAGCCGGCTCAGGCCTCGGAAGCCAGCGCGTCGTAAGCCAGCGAATTGTAAGCGGGTTCCGCGATCTTCGGATGAGTTGCCGCGATGACTGGGGCGGTCCCGTTACTGCTTCGCCTCGGTTCTGCTTCACTGTTACGTGAGAGATGTCGATGCGCAAATTCCTCACGGCTCTGGTCGTCATTCCCCTTGCCATTCTCCTGGTCGTCTTTGCCGTCGCCAATCGTCACCTGGTGACGGTCTCGTTCGATCCTTTCAACAGCAGCGATCCCTCGATCGGTGCGACGCTGCCGCTCTTCGTCGTCCTGATCGTGGTCGCCATTCTCGGCGTGTTCGCGGGTGGCATCGCCACCTGGATCCGGCAGCGCCACTGGCGCCGCGCCGCCCGCCAGCATGAGGCCGATGCGCGCCGCGCGAAGTCCGAACTGGCCGATCTGCGGGCCGAAGTCGCCACCACGCGCAATGCGGCCCAGAGGGCGCCCCTGGCCCTGTCTGGACCCGGTTATGCCGCGGGCGAGCGAGACAAGGCCGGCGCGACGTTGTAGAACCCGCCCGGTTGCGCGCCATTGCCGGCGCCGGCCTGACCGTTTCATCTTTTCCCGTTCGCAGCGGCTTTTGAGAGCATGCCCCTGACCGTCAAAATTTGCGGCCTGTCCACGCCGGAGACGCTCGATGCGGCTCTGGTCGCTGGCGCCGATATGGTCGGCTTCGTGTTCTTCCCGCCGTCGCCCCGTCACGTCTCGCTCGATGTCGCCGAGAAGCTCGGCCGTCAGGTCAAGAAGGCCGTGAAGGTCGCGCTCTCGGTGGATGCCGACGATGCGCTGCTCGCCAACAGCATCGAGGCGCTGCGTCCGCAGATCCTGCAGCTGCATGGCAAGGAAAGTGTCGCGCGCATTCGGGACATCAAGCAGAAATTCGGCCTGCCGGTGATGAAGGCCATCGCCGTCGAGACCGCAGCCGATCTCGCAGCGCTCCCCGGCTATGCCGCTGTCTGCGATCGCATTCTGTTCGACGCGAAGGCCCCGAAGGATGCGACGCGACCGGGTGGCCTCGGTGCAGTCTTTGACTGGCACTTGCTCGAAGGGCTCGATCTCAAATTGCCCTTCATGGTGTCGGGTGGTTTGAACGAAGAGAATGTCGCTGAAGCCGTGCGGATCACGCGCGCCGGCGGTGTCGATATTTCGTCCGGCGTGGAAAGCGCGCCGGGCATCAAGGATCCCGACATGATCCGCAATTTCATCCGCGCCGCGCGCGCAACGGAAGAGCTGGCGACCTGATGACAACTGCCATCCCAAACTCCTATCGGACCGGCCCCGACGAGACCGGCCATTTCGGCATCTTCGGCGGTCGCTTCGTCGCCGAAACCCTGATGCCGCTAATCCTCGATCTGCAGAAGGCCTATGAAGATGCGAAGGCCGATCCTGCCTTCCGCAAGGAGATGGACGGTTATCTCAAGGCCTATGTCGGCCGCCCGTCGCCGCTGTATCTGGCGGAGCGCCTCACCGAGCATCTTGGTGGCGCAAAAATCTATCTGAAGCGCGAAGAGCTCAACCACACCGGTTCGCACAAGGTCAACAATGTGCTCGGCCAGATCATGGTCGCGCGCCGCATGGGCAAGAAGCGCATCATCGCCGAAACCGGCGCCGGCCAGCATGGCGTGGCGACGGCGACGCTCTGCGCGCGCTTCGGCCTGGAATGCATCGTCTATATGGGCGCGGTGGACGTCGAACGGCAGCAACCCAATGTGATCCGCATGGAAATGCTCGGCGCCAAGGTGGTGCCGGTGCAGGTCGGTGCGCGCACGCTGAAGGACGCCATGAACGAGGCGATGCGCGATTGGGTGACCAATGTGCACAACACGTTCTATTGCATCGGCACCGTCGCCGGCCCGCATCCCTATCCGATGATGGTGCGCGACTTCCAGTCGATCATCGGCGACGAGACCAAGGTTCAGATGCAGGAGATCGAAGGCCGCCTGCCGGATTCGCTGATCGCCTGCATCGGCGGCGGCTCCAATGCGATGGGCCTGTTTCATCCGTTCCTTGATGACACGTCCGTCGATATCTACGGTGTCGAAGCCGCCGGCCACGGCCTCACCGGCCTGCATGCCGCGTCGATCGCGGGCGGTCGTCCCGGCGTGCTGCATGGCAACCGCACCTATCTCTTGATGGATGAAGACGGCCAGAT
It contains:
- the rpsA gene encoding 30S ribosomal protein S1, with amino-acid sequence MASIDSYNPSRDDFAAMLDESFSGGNLQESSVIKGRVVAIEKDMAVIDVGLKTEGRVALREFAGPGRDSELKVGDEVEVFLDRIENALGEAVLSRDKARREESWGKLEKAFNANEKVNGVIFNQVKGGFTVDLDGAVAFLPRSQVDIRPIRDVAPLMNNSQPFQILKMDRRRGNIVVSRRTVLEETRAEQRQELVQNLEEGQVIDGVVKNITDYGAFVDLGGIDGLLHVTDIAWRRVNHPTEVLTIGQTVKVKIIKINHETHRISLGMKQLLDDPWQGIEAKYPLNARFSGRVTNITDYGAFVELEPGIEGLIHVSEMSWTKKNMHPGKIVSTSQEVEVQVLEVDSVKRRISLGLKQTMRNPWEVFVEKFPVGATVEGEVKNKTEFGLFLGLDGDVDGMVHLSDLDWKQPGEQVIDNFKKGDMVKAIVLDVDVEKERISLGVKQLEGDPFAEPGDVKKGAVVTCEVIDVKDSGIDVQIAGTDFTTFIKRSELARDRNDQRAERFAVGEKVDARVIQFDKKARKVQVSIKALEVAEEKEAIAQYGSSDSGATLGDILGKALKQGGDK
- the sppA gene encoding signal peptide peptidase SppA, which produces MSLDSDVIVDRRRLRRKLTFWRTIAVLVAVVAIVAGGLYATRSGTQTSSGAIARIKIEGLIQSNNERIEALERLEKSSAAAVIVQINSPGGTVAGSEQLYDALVRLKAKKPMIVMVEGVAASGAYIAALASDQIVARQTSMVGSIGVLVQFPVLSGLMKTVGVRLEEVKSSPLKAAPNGIDEPSPEARAALEALIKDNYTWFRGLVQNRRAMDEAQIEKVADGRVFTGRQAIGLKLIDQVGDEKTAVAWLVAEKKIKSDLPVRDYKLSPKLGDLTFLRAATSITLNAVGLSSIARQVEQGGFAQAIDGMGLDGMLALWRPVSLN
- a CDS encoding integration host factor subunit beta, coding for MIKSELVQRIAEHNPHLYQRDVENIVNAILDEIVAALARGDRVELRGFGAFSVKHRPARAGRNPRTGEHVPVDQKSVPFFKTGKEMRERLNRDPSAPEPAQASEASAS
- a CDS encoding LapA family protein produces the protein MRKFLTALVVIPLAILLVVFAVANRHLVTVSFDPFNSSDPSIGATLPLFVVLIVVAILGVFAGGIATWIRQRHWRRAARQHEADARRAKSELADLRAEVATTRNAAQRAPLALSGPGYAAGERDKAGATL
- a CDS encoding phosphoribosylanthranilate isomerase: MPLTVKICGLSTPETLDAALVAGADMVGFVFFPPSPRHVSLDVAEKLGRQVKKAVKVALSVDADDALLANSIEALRPQILQLHGKESVARIRDIKQKFGLPVMKAIAVETAADLAALPGYAAVCDRILFDAKAPKDATRPGGLGAVFDWHLLEGLDLKLPFMVSGGLNEENVAEAVRITRAGGVDISSGVESAPGIKDPDMIRNFIRAARATEELAT
- the trpB gene encoding tryptophan synthase subunit beta, yielding MTTAIPNSYRTGPDETGHFGIFGGRFVAETLMPLILDLQKAYEDAKADPAFRKEMDGYLKAYVGRPSPLYLAERLTEHLGGAKIYLKREELNHTGSHKVNNVLGQIMVARRMGKKRIIAETGAGQHGVATATLCARFGLECIVYMGAVDVERQQPNVIRMEMLGAKVVPVQVGARTLKDAMNEAMRDWVTNVHNTFYCIGTVAGPHPYPMMVRDFQSIIGDETKVQMQEIEGRLPDSLIACIGGGSNAMGLFHPFLDDTSVDIYGVEAAGHGLTGLHAASIAGGRPGVLHGNRTYLLMDEDGQIQEGHSISAGLDYPGIGPEHSWLHSIGRVKYLSATDEEALAAFQLLSKLEGIIPALEPAHALAKVSELAPKLPKDHLMVVNLSGRGDKDVPQVGDILKGRQS